GTGGTCCAGTCGAGCTACTGCAGGCTACTGAGGACCATCACTCTGCCTGTCTGGTGTCTATCTTCGTAAGTCAGACTTCAAGTCCGGCTAAGACCAGCCCTACAGAGCACTGGATCCCTTCGCCCTTGCTGCAGACGGCAGTTCCACGAACACCCTGATAGAGCCCTTCTACGTATCGTCTTACTCGCACCTAATGTCAAGCAACTCGCACTACATATCTCTGGGAACGCGCAATCTGGGCCAGGACCGAACTTCAATGACATGATAGACTTGGAAAGAGAGACAGCGCCGGTGCGTGCAGAGCTCGAGGTACTGTCCTGGCCTCTCAGCACGAAAATGACGGCTGAGCAGTTTCGGAGATGGAATGCAGCCGTAGATTTCAGCTGTTTAAGGTCATGGTCCGTTGGATGTATTGAGGACTCGGACCTACTTTGGACTATCACGCACTTCTGTCCCTTCCAGCAGTTGACGCGGCTCACCCTCGCCTTATTTCCACCTGAGGGGGGTGGCCTAGGGTTTTGGTCCGCTGCTCAGGCAATGTTTGAATCACTTCCCCCCTCTGACATATCTCTGTCTCCTGGGGGCGTATAAACCGAGCTTTCTCTCTCATATAGTTGGCAAACATGGACCAACATTATCCGAGCTCAGGCTGCACAAGGGAATGCCCGGGTTTACTACATATGGTGTTCACAGACTATTAAACAGGGGACAGCTGGGCCCTATATTCCCCAGCAGCACTATCCAAGAGCTAGGCCCCCAATGCCCATCCCTCCAAGGGCTAGCAATTTGCGTTCAACGCCGTCGAGGTCTTGAGACAGACGTCTACACGGCCCTGGCCCAATTCCCCCGTCTTATCCACCTCGACCTACTCCTCAACTGCCTGCCTGAGATCGACTCCACCGAAAACCCAGTCCCACTCCGCGAACTTACCGAGTACGAAAGCACCCGCACATCAGGCCACGCATATAACCTGCCCACATGGTACATCCGGGACTGCGTGATCAACTGCGCCATCGACCAGGAGCTAGCCGAGGCAATCTTTACCCATAtccgcaacaaccaaaaGGGAGGAGGTAGACGCCTCCAAAGGCTGACAATCCACCCTCTCCATAGTCAGGGAGGGCAATATTGCTCTTACTACTCAATCTCAAACTCAAGCCCACGAACCCAATGGGGCGCATGGGGCCCTTTCAATGCAGAGGTTTTCGACGAGCTGGCTCGTTCTTGGACGGTCGAAGCAGACGTTGTCGAGAGGGCTGGAATAAGAGCTGTAAAGTCTACTCGTGGGAAGGGTGGCAACAGCCGACTTCGTTAATGTTCAGAAAATACACACCTCGAAGTTTCGCTGGTATACAATTCTATTTGGCCTGTCCATTCGGATGGTGAGAGTCAGCGAGGTGAGTGGCATAGCTGGCCGCTACAATGAGTGTAGAGGTTCGCACCTTCCCTTCTTCGATTCTCATCGCAGTTTCCATCTGAGTTATTGGAATTCAGGACAGGAGCTACCGGTGGTATAGTAGGGACTGGTCGCGCCTGCCATTTACCGGCATTTCTGGCCCTAAAGTATTGCACCAGAGAGATAGCACTGGAAGTCGTAAAAGGGATGCTTGGAGTAGAAATGGCTAACATAAGCGACGAGGTCTCCGTTTAGTTGtctagtaactatatatcATCCTCTTGCACGTAATACCTGACCTTCCCCTCAAATAACCTTCTCGCAGTCCGTGAGACTGCACAGCTAGCTACGCCTCCATGCTCCTCCATCGTGACATCCACGTTGATGGTCCCTTTACTGTGTTCAATCAATACTTCACGTTCCGGCCCAAGCCCCTTCTTTCTGTCCTCCGGAGGCGGCGACTGCTCAGGGGTCGGCGGAGAGACCCCGTTCACCATGGCACCCATAGTGGAGAGGGCCGCAACGATTGTGTCAGGGTAACTCAGCGCGACAGCAACAGTCACTGCCCCTGTAAGCTGTAGGCTAGGATGCGGCAGTCCCATTGAGTATGCCTGCACCCGGATATCTGGGTTGTCGGAATCCTTGGTGAATGACGGAGGGTACACGAGTGCGGCCTTGGGCGTACCGCGGGTTCTACCGGCGGTCTCCATATCTGTTGCCAATCCCATAGCCACTGCGCCGGCGCGACGGATGGACTCTACGAGTGCATTCCGGGCAGAATCAGATGGGATTGTTGCGAGGAGTGTCGTTTGTATGGAAGTTGTatcgatgaggacgaagggGTTGGCTGAGTCTATGAGAGTCACGCGAACGTCAAAAGGCTCTTCATTGGGAATGAGTGAGCCTGGCTGTACGCGGAGtatttgctgttgctggcCCGCGGAAGGGAACAGCTGCCCTGTCATACTGCCGACGGGATTGACGAATTTGCACTTGACTTCGCTTCCTGGTGTGTTGACGCCAGGGATTATGAAgttgccatcttcttcgtagTCTCCTGTACCGTCTAGCGCGACGGTCTCTATCACTATTCGATCCGTATTGGTGTTGTAAATTCTGATATCCATCTATAGCGAAAAAGTATCAACTATCTCACTCTTCCTTGTTCAATATCTAGTTTAACGGCTAAGCATACCTTTGTCTGTCCTTGCAGAGGTTTTACAAGACCTTCCTGAAGTGCAAATGGTGCCACCCCTGAGGTCATGTTACCGCAAGTACCGGTTAGATCTATTGACTCTTTGCCCACAGCAACTTGAACAAAAGTCCAATCAATATCGGCGTCCGGTCTCTGCGAGCGACGAACCACTGCAActttggatgttgttgaactGCCTCCCCCAATCCCGTCTATCTGTCGAGGGTCGTTCCCTCGTGACCCCAGAGCAGAGACCAGATGAGGTGCCCAGTCAGTTTCTCTTGCTGGAAGGTCTTCCCTGTGTATGAACAATCCCTTCGACGTGCCTGCACGCATGAGGACACATGGAAGAGCATGGCGGGTAAGCCGCCGCGTCTTGGTGACCACTTCAGTGGCCGTCATATTGCGAAAGGTAGGTGAGATGAATCTGCATGCACTTCGGCTGCTTGGAAACAATAACGGAACAATTCACTCTGGGAATACTATGTGTCCTCCTTTATTTCGGGATCTGGCTATCTGAAAACCCACGGCAGCAACTGAGTGGCCATCTCAATGCCGTGGCATAAAGTGGGACCACGGGAAGGGATCATTTAGAGACACGGGCGTCCTAGTCCGTAGTACATCATAATTCCAATTGATAAACACCCCCAAACACGACCATGAAGCGGCACTTGGAACCGTTCACGGGCAAAACTCATGGTGTGGGCAAGCACTATAACCTGGGACCCACATCCCACGGGAGTTGTTCCCGCGGGAGGGCGGGAGGGAACGGGTAAATAGGTAATCGGGGTCTTATCGATGTCCCCGCAACACATTACCATTCTTTCCACGGTGATTAGAGTAGAGAATCCTATTCACCAGTCTGTGAACGGGAAGCTATCCATTGAGGAGCCGTTGAACCCAAACAGTGGATCATCCAGCAAGACGGACTCGTAACTTGTTGGCCGCCCGccacgctgctgctgatatGTTCTGGCAGTTTCCTCTGTCTGGAGTCCGTTATAGCCCTCTATACCCGGGCGGGAAGCGACCTGATTTCCAAACGCAACGTCATTGTTGATTGAAACTTGTGGTTGAGGGTTCCCTTGCTGCAGTGGGAACCATGGGGTCCTCGAAAGCTGGGTGGGAACGCTGTCAGGATCGTAGTCTGCCAGTCTAGCTCCGCGATCACTATTCTCTTGCAGAAAGCTTTGAATAATGCCATCTATATCTACCCAGTCTGACCCGGGAGACGGATTGTGAGTTGTGGTGTCAGTCGGTTCCGTCATGTTCCCAATAGATGCGTCGTTGTTGGCTTCGTTAGCGGTGCTCGTCTGGTAGTTCCTGTTCGCATGGACAGGGACATGGTTCGATTGCGGATCTCGCTCGGACATCCTTATAGGCGGGTTCATTTCTAGAGCGTCGAGTGAGACACTATCTATAACAACCCCAAGTTTCTTCATAAGGCTATGCACAATCTTGGCGGCCTTTCTGACAGCCGAGTTCGTCTCTTGGTTTTCTTCGAAAACAGCAAGACAGGTCGCAAGGTTTGAGTGTGCCGTTGAATCATTTCTACGTCTAGCTGCGATTCTGGTGAGGATTGTGGCAGCGACATAAGTCGCATATGATATGAGGTAAGGTGCGCGTCGGACAGAGAATGCACGATGGTAAGCACGCAGCAGATTGCTGATATTTGATGCGGCCGAGGCGCACTTCATAAAGGAATCAACCGAGATCGATGGTGATGTGCTGTATAGATGCCCGTCTGCCACAAAAGGACGGTGCAACAGAATGACAAGCGAATTATGCATAGCACTGGGCGAAGTCCTGTCAGAACTACTACCGGTGCCAGAATATCCTTCTGCAAGGTTTTGGGGCAGACTTACTGTAGACTAGATACATGAGGTGGTGGGAAGGCCACACTGTGAGTTTTCCCTGGGTCAAATTGTAGATGTTTTGGTAATGACTCCTGCCACTGATCTAGCTTAAGCTGCAGCTCGTTTAGCATACTTGCTAGCTCAGACGGACTCTGATTGGAACTGCGCTCGGTGTATATGGAACTTAGAATGTCACTCATGGTGAGCGAGAGTTTGCATAGGAAGGTGAAAGTAGACGTGCTATACGCCGGCATTCCACGGTAATCTGGGGCGGAGATTGAATACGCAAATGGCTGCCAATGCTCTAGTTCCTCGTAGGTATCCAGGAACTTGATAGGTACAAGAGCATCTGTCTCCTTGAGGCTGACTGGGCGGCCTTGATAAAGGCTCTGGACCTTGTCCACAACTATTCCCGTTGGTTAGCAAGcagtcaaaaaaaaaacgcgTCCCCGGTTATTAAGAATTTTCTTACCAAATGCAGCCCAAAAAACCCGCCTGCGGATTTCCAAGTCCTCATCTGAGAACCTGCGTGTACTTGTCAAATCGACATGCATTCCCAAGTCAATCAACATCCGGAACGCCAGGCCAGAATATAACCATGCGGCGCTCCTTTCGTCTCCCAAGGCAAAGAGCGAATTTGTCATTACAAGCAATGCCTGGATTGTTGTAACATCACTACGGTCCAGTGCTCCACCTAGGAGTTCGCGGACTCGTTCACGATACCTCCAACCGGCGGTTCGGACGTCGTTGGGATCCTTGCGAACCTCCAGCCTGGGACTGAATTTAGCAGCTCCGAAATAAATGGCGTTGAGAAGCAGCCTGGAGAAGTAGGGACCATCACAAGCCATGTCCCGCATGAATGCCGGTCGGTAAGTTATGAGAAACGAATGATGCTGGCGATTCCAATGAAGCGACAACAGATGCATCCCCAGATCTGGATCAACGCCATCGAAGTCGAGTTTACCCTGGCGAAAATTCATTTCCTCCATCTGGCCTATTGATACAGTTTCAGCATGATGTCCAGCAgcgcaatgaagaagatgatacTTGAGGGCCACATACGTTGCTTTGCTGCTTCGGCAACAAGACCCCGTTCTACCCAGTCATCTGCCATCCGAGGGCGATCATCCGCCGCAGTCAGTCTTTCCTGTGCCTGGTCCTCAAACAATGCGCTAGTGCGGCCGTGATAACTAGATACCCCGTTCGCTGAAACCAAAATGCGAGCAACTCCAGCTTCGGCCGGCCCGGGTGCGCTGATTCGGTCGATACCTCCATTAGAACGGCTACCCGAGCCGACTACTTCATCTACAGAACGTCCCTCGCAACCATCACTTCCCGGTAGCGAGTGTGGATGGGGGCTTCTATCCTTGTCGGTGTTCGAGACGCTCCCATCCAAGGTTCTGCGATGCCTGGATCGTTCATGACGACCACGGCCCGCCTCTCGAGCCCTCTCGGCAACGGGCTCATAAACACAATCCTGTGCATATGTCCTGCAATTGATACATACAGGCCGCTCATTGTTGCATTTGATCT
This genomic interval from Aspergillus puulaauensis MK2 DNA, chromosome 7, nearly complete sequence contains the following:
- a CDS encoding uncharacterized protein (COG:S;~EggNog:ENOG410PGDR;~InterPro:IPR036864,IPR007219,IPR001138;~PFAM:PF00172,PF04082;~go_function: GO:0000981 - DNA-binding transcription factor activity, RNA polymerase II-specific [Evidence IEA];~go_function: GO:0003677 - DNA binding [Evidence IEA];~go_function: GO:0008270 - zinc ion binding [Evidence IEA];~go_process: GO:0006351 - transcription, DNA-templated [Evidence IEA];~go_process: GO:0006355 - regulation of transcription, DNA-templated [Evidence IEA]), which produces MEAIHGSKSAVSPQTPVRSRRRRAPEACSFCRRRKIKCNNERPVCINCRTYAQDCVYEPVAERAREAGRGRHERSRHRRTLDGSVSNTDKDRSPHPHSLPGSDGCEGRSVDEVVGSGSRSNGGIDRISAPGPAEAGVARILVSANGVSSYHGRTSALFEDQAQERLTAADDRPRMADDWVERGLVAEAAKQRQMEEMNFRQGKLDFDGVDPDLGMHLLSLHWNRQHHSFLITYRPAFMRDMACDGPYFSRLLLNAIYFGAAKFSPRLEVRKDPNDVRTAGWRYRERVRELLGGALDRSDVTTIQALLVMTNSLFALGDERSAAWLYSGLAFRMLIDLGMHVDLTSTRRFSDEDLEIRRRVFWAAFVVDKVQSLYQGRPVSLKETDALVPIKFLDTYEELEHWQPFAYSISAPDYRGMPAYSTSTFTFLCKLSLTMSDILSSIYTERSSNQSPSELASMLNELQLKLDQWQESLPKHLQFDPGKTHSVAFPPPHVSSLHAMHNSLVILLHRPFVADGHLYSTSPSISVDSFMKCASAASNISNLLRAYHRAFSVRRAPYLISYATYVAATILTRIAARRRNDSTAHSNLATCLAVFEENQETNSAVRKAAKIVHSLMKKLGVVIDSVSLDALEMNPPIRMSERDPQSNHVPVHANRNYQTSTANEANNDASIGNMTEPTDTTTHNPSPGSDWVDIDGIIQSFLQENSDRGARLADYDPDSVPTQLSRTPWFPLQQGNPQPQVSINNDVAFGNQVASRPGIEGYNGLQTEETARTYQQQRGGRPTSYESVLLDDPLFGFNGSSMDSFPFTDW
- a CDS encoding uncharacterized protein (COG:S;~EggNog:ENOG410PM4Z;~InterPro:IPR007400;~PFAM:PF04303), whose protein sequence is MTATEVVTKTRRLTRHALPCVLMRAGTSKGLFIHREDLPARETDWAPHLVSALGSRGNDPRQIDGIGGGSSTTSKVAVVRRSQRPDADIDWTFVQVAVGKESIDLTGTCGNMTSGVAPFALQEGLVKPLQGQTKMDIRIYNTNTDRIVIETVALDGTGDYEEDGNFIIPGVNTPGSEVKCKFVNPVGSMTGQLFPSAGQQQQILRVQPGSLIPNEEPFDVRVTLIDSANPFVLIDTTSIQTTLLATIPSDSARNALVESIRRAGAVAMGLATDMETAGRTRGTPKAALVYPPSFTKDSDNPDIRVQAYSMGLPHPSLQLTGAVTVAVALSYPDTIVAALSTMGAMVNGVSPPTPEQSPPPEDRKKGLGPEREVLIEHSKGTINVDVTMEEHGGVASCAVSRTARRLFEGKVRYYVQEDDI